A single region of the Triticum dicoccoides isolate Atlit2015 ecotype Zavitan chromosome 2B, WEW_v2.0, whole genome shotgun sequence genome encodes:
- the LOC119367769 gene encoding quinone-oxidoreductase QR2-like, protein MATKIYIVYYSTWGHVATLAEEMKKGAESVPGVEVTVWRVPGTLPEDVLGKMHAAPGREDHPVITAKQLAEADGILFGFPTRFGMMAAQMKAFFDSTGGL, encoded by the exons ATGGCcactaagatctacatcgt GTACTACTCAACCTGGGGACACGTTGCGACGCTGGCGGAAGAGATGAAGAAGGGCGCCGAGTCCGTCCCCGGCGTCGAGGTCACCGTCTGGCGGGTGCCCGGGACGCTGCCGGAGGACGTTCTGGGGAAGATGCACGCGGCGCCTGGGCGTGAGGATCATCCCGTCATCACGGCGAAGCAGCTAGCCGAGGCCGACGGCATCCTGTTCGGCTTCCCGACACGCTTCGGCATGATGGCAGCGCAGATGAAGGCCTTCTTTGACTCTACCGGCGGCCTCTAG